Sequence from the Streptomyces mobaraensis NBRC 13819 = DSM 40847 genome:
GCGAGCAGTGCGGCGCGCGCGAACGGGTCGAGGCGCCACGCCTTGCGGCGCAGCGGCGCGAGGGCGTCGTCCAAGGCGGGCAGCGCGCAGCAGAAGTCCACGGCGTGTCCCTGGAGGGCGGGTCCCCGCGTCGCCGTTCCGACGCCGGCGCACACGGCGTCCCACGTCGGCTCGCGGCCGATCCCGCCCGCCGTGACCAGGCCCAGGCCCGTCACCGCCACCTCCGGACCGTAGCAGCGGGGTACGACAACGCCCCCGGACGGGCTCGGCCCCCGACAACGCCTCCGGGCAGGCTCGGCCCCTGCCCATGCCCCGGACGGGCCCGGCCCCCGCCGATGCCCCGGACGAGCCCCCGCCGCCGTCAGCCCGCGAGCGCCCGGTCGTAGCGCTCGGCCTTCGCCTCCGCCCGCCGCAGCCCGCGCCGCTTCATCCCCCGGCGGACGCACCGCACCAGCTCCTCGCCGTAGGGCAGGGCCACGAACGTGCCCACCGCCAGCGCGATCCCGGCCAGGTACTTGCCCGGCAGCGGCCGGCGGCGCGGGACGAACTTCCAGGCCGTCGGGTCGCCCGCGCCGCCGCGCAGCAGGGACCGCACCTGGTCGGGGTGGAGGCACATCAGCGACGCCAGCGCGGCGAACGGCAGCGACTCCAGGAAGCTGTGGATGTGCTGCTCCACGGGTTTGACGTCCCGTTCGCTGTCCACGGCCGTCCGGACGTCCCACAGCGCCGTCGCCTCGTGGCAGGCCGTCGCCCCGAGCTGCACCGACAGCAGCAGCGGGTTGACCTCGAAGAGGAGGGTGAGGGCGACCGGGATGCCGACCTCGGTCATCATCAGCGAGTGGATCAGCGACTCCTTGGTGCCCGAGGTGTCCTCGATCCGGGTGCGCCGGTGCATCACCCAGTCGGCCACACCCGGGATGAACCAGGAGGGCAGCAGCCCGTACATCAGATAGCGCGTCGTGGCGTTCTCCACCGCGACCTCGGACGCCAGGTCCGAGGCGAGGGACGTCCTGGCCGCCAAGGAGGAGGCGGTGCCCGGTGAACGCCGGGAGAACAGCGGCGACTTGACCGCCAAGGACGTCTTCGAGCTCAGGGAAGCGGCGACGCCGCGCTGACGGAACATGCGCAAAGGGTCCTTCCTCGCACGACTGAGAACGACTGAGAACGACTGAGAACGACTGGGACGGACAAGAAGGAAGAGGCCGGCCGTCACAGGACGCGGTAAGGGCTCGCCTCCGCCCGGCGGAAGGCCATCCCGTGCCCGGGGGCGCCGTCGGCCGCGGGCCGAATCGTTCCGCCGGTCGGGTCGAGGGCACCCGAGAACAGCGTCGACTCGATCCGCACATGGTCGTGGAACCACTCAAGGTGCCGCAGGTTCGGCACACACGCCGCCACATGGGCGTGCGCGTGGGGCGCGCAGTGCCCGGAGATCTCCAGGCCGTGCGCCTGGGCGACCGCCGCCGCCCGCAGCCAGCCGGTCAGCCCGCCGCAGCGGGTGGCGTCCGCCTGGAGGCAGTCGACCACCCGGGCCAGCCGGCCGAAGTAGGCCGGGTCGTACCCGTACTCGCCCGCGGCGACGTCGCAGCGGCACTGGTCGCGGACGACCGCCAGCCCCTCCAGGTCGTCGGAGGACACCGGCTCCTCGAACCAGGCCACGCCCAGCTCGGCCAGCGCCGCGCCGACGCGGACCGCCTGCTTGCGGCCGTAGGCGCCGTTGGCGTCCACGTACAGGGCGGCCTCCGGGCCGATGGTCTCCCGCGCGTGCCGCACCCGTTCGAGGTCGCGGTGCACCTCCCGGCCCCACGACTCACCGATCTTGATCTTGACGCGGCCGATCCCGTGCCCCCGCACCCAGCCGTCGAGCTGCATCGCCAGATGCGTGTCGTGGTACGTGGTGAAGCCGCCCGACCCGTACACCGGCACGTCCTCCACGACCGCGCCGATCAGCCGGACCAGCGGCAGGCCCAGCAGCCGGGCCTTGAGGTCCCACAGCGCGATGTCCACCGCCGACACCGCGCACCCCAGCAGCCCTTGCCGGCCCGCGTTGCGCACGGCCCGGACCATCGCCTCGTTGGCCCCGGCGACGTCCAGGGCGCCGCGCCCCACGACGAGGTCGGCCAGCAGCCCGGTGACGGCCGCGCCCGCCTCCGCGGGGGCGTATGTCCAGCCGGTGCCGGTCACCCCGTCGCAGTGCGCCTCGACGACCACGACCGTGGTGGCGTCCCAGGCGAGGGTCCCGTCGGCCTCGGGGGAGTCGGCCGGAACCGTGAACGCCGCGACGTCCAGCCCCTCGATCCGTCCGCCGGGCTTGCCGTCACCGCCCATCGCCCGTCAGGACTCCTTCTTGTGCCGGTGCGGCAGGAACTCCTGGACCTTCGCCTTGATGCCCTGCCGCACCATGCCCGCCCGGTCCGTGTCCCCCTTGAGGATGGATTTGGCCGTGGCCTCGATCTGGTCCCAGTCCGCGTGCGGCGGGATCGGCGGCACCGCCGGGTCGGTCACGAACTCCACCACCGCGGGCCCCTGCGCTGCCAGCGCCTCGCGCCACGCCGGCTCCACGTCCTCCGGCTTCTCCACCTTGACGCCCGTCAGCCCGATCGACCGGGCGAAGTCCGCGTACGGCACGTCCGGCAGCTGCTGGGACGGCAGGAACTGCGGCGACCCGCTCATCGCCCGCATCTCCCAGGTGACCTGGTTGAGGTCCTGGTTGTTCCACACCCCCACCACCAGCCGCGGATCCTCCCACTCCGCCCGGTACTTGGCGATGGTGATCAGCTCGGCCAGCCCGTTCATCTGCATCGCCCCGTCGCCCACCAGCGCCACCACCGGCCGCTCGGGGTGGGCGAACTTGGCGCCGATCGCGTACGGCACACCGCTGCCCATGGTGGCCAGGGTGCCGGAGAGCGAACCGCGCATCGGCGGGCGCATGCTCACGTGCCGCGCGTACCAGTTGGCGACCGAACCCGAGTCGCAGGTGACGATCGCGTCCGACGGCAGCAGCGGGGACAGCGCCCGCGCCACGTACTCCGGGTTGACGGGATCGGCGCTCACCGCCGCCCGGGCCTCCACCACCTTCTTCCAGCGGGCCACGTTCTGCTCCACCTTCCGCTGCCAGTCGCGGTCGGTGGAGCGCCGCAGCAGGGGGATCAGGCGCTGGAGGGTGGCGCGCGCGTCGCCGATGAGGTTGACCTCGTACGGGTAGCGCAGCCCGGCCATGTGCGGGTCCAGCTCGATCTGCACGGCCCGCGCGGAGCCGAACTCCGGGAGGAACTGCGAATAGGGGAAGTTGGAGCCGATCGTCAGCAGCGTGTCGCAGTCGCGCATCAGCTCGTACGACGGGCGGGTGCCCAGCAGGCCGATCG
This genomic interval carries:
- a CDS encoding thiamine pyrophosphate-requiring protein codes for the protein MAEKVSDHILARLREWGVERVFGYPGDGINGLLAAWERAGDQPRFIQARHEEMAAFEAVGYAKFSGRLGVCVATSGPGAIHLLNGLYDAKLDHVPVLAIVGQTARTAMGGAYQQEVDLHTLLKDVASDFVETVTVPEQLPNVLDRAARTALGRRAPTAVIVHADVQELPYSAPGHAFKMVPSSLDHSDWQAAPSDEALERAAEVLNSGHRTAMLVGQGAAGARAEVEQVADLLGAGVAKALLGLDVLGDDLPYVTGSIGLLGTRPSYELMRDCDTLLTIGSNFPYSQFLPEFGSARAVQIELDPHMAGLRYPYEVNLIGDARATLQRLIPLLRRSTDRDWQRKVEQNVARWKKVVEARAAVSADPVNPEYVARALSPLLPSDAIVTCDSGSVANWYARHVSMRPPMRGSLSGTLATMGSGVPYAIGAKFAHPERPVVALVGDGAMQMNGLAELITIAKYRAEWEDPRLVVGVWNNQDLNQVTWEMRAMSGSPQFLPSQQLPDVPYADFARSIGLTGVKVEKPEDVEPAWREALAAQGPAVVEFVTDPAVPPIPPHADWDQIEATAKSILKGDTDRAGMVRQGIKAKVQEFLPHRHKKES
- a CDS encoding diguanylate cyclase, whose product is MYGLLPSWFIPGVADWVMHRRTRIEDTSGTKESLIHSLMMTEVGIPVALTLLFEVNPLLLSVQLGATACHEATALWDVRTAVDSERDVKPVEQHIHSFLESLPFAALASLMCLHPDQVRSLLRGGAGDPTAWKFVPRRRPLPGKYLAGIALAVGTFVALPYGEELVRCVRRGMKRRGLRRAEAKAERYDRALAG
- a CDS encoding enolase C-terminal domain-like protein, whose amino-acid sequence is MGGDGKPGGRIEGLDVAAFTVPADSPEADGTLAWDATTVVVVEAHCDGVTGTGWTYAPAEAGAAVTGLLADLVVGRGALDVAGANEAMVRAVRNAGRQGLLGCAVSAVDIALWDLKARLLGLPLVRLIGAVVEDVPVYGSGGFTTYHDTHLAMQLDGWVRGHGIGRVKIKIGESWGREVHRDLERVRHARETIGPEAALYVDANGAYGRKQAVRVGAALAELGVAWFEEPVSSDDLEGLAVVRDQCRCDVAAGEYGYDPAYFGRLARVVDCLQADATRCGGLTGWLRAAAVAQAHGLEISGHCAPHAHAHVAACVPNLRHLEWFHDHVRIESTLFSGALDPTGGTIRPAADGAPGHGMAFRRAEASPYRVL